ATAAACTCCGGAGTGTGTGGATTTGGTGTCTCTGATAATGAGAGATCCAGTATATTTGTCCAGCTCCAGACTGTCATCAAATCTCCTATCATCAGTGTTATACGTTTCGAAGATTTTGTTCTTCATATGGATTTCAGCTAAAAGCGTGCGCTCCTCTCCAAACATCCACTGTATTTTATCACCTTTCTGTATTTCAGTCTCACCAGTACGCAGAGCAACATTTTCTCCCTCTTTCACTGAAACTTCTTTGACTTTATCTGTCTCGGCACCAAATGCATctggggaacaaacaaaaacagttctgAAATCATTCACTATGTGTCAGGTGTTGGCTCACTAAAACAAGTATCAGATCAAATCTTCAGGCAGGCATTTtattaagcaaaaacaaaacacttaggAGTACTCAGAACGAAGCAGGATAAAAGCAAACCAAATACAGATGTAAGAACAGACAAAGAAAGACTGAAACTGTGGGCTAAATCCTGTTTTCAGTCAATGGTATAAGCTTTTGTTCTAAAAATCATTGTCAATATTTGCCTTCCAAACAGGGGCGGATCCACCGGGGTGGCTTAAAAGAAAGCcaaactcccgaattgattcaaatgatttgcgatccccaaactgactcaaatgattcgcgaacccgctttgaactcgcaaactaactcaaatgattggcgaacccactacgaactcccgaactgattcaaatgactcgtgatcccgctccgaactcccgaaatgattcaaatgattcgcgaacctgcttcgaactctcgaattgattcaaatgattcgctatccccataactgactcaaatgattcgcgatcccgctccgaactcccgatctgactcaaatgattagctatcccgctccgaactcccaaactgacttaaatgatttacgatccccataactgactcaaatgattcgcgatcctgctacgactcccgaactgattcaaatgattcgcgatccccaaactgactaaaatgattcgcgaacccgctccgaactcccgaactgactcaaatgattcgcgatcccgctccgaactcccaaactgactcaaatgattcacgatccccataactgactcaaataattcgcgatcccgctacgaactcccgaactgattcaaatgattcacgatccccaaactgactcaaatgatttgaacccgctccaaactcccgaactgattcaaatgatttgcgattgccaaactgactcaaatgattcgcgaactcactttgaactcccgaactgactcatgattcgcgatcccgctccgaactctcgaactgactcaaatgattcgcgatccccaaactgactcaaatgattcgaactcggtccgaactcccgaactgattcaaatgatttgcgatcgccaaactgactcaaattattcgcgaactcgctttgaactcccgaactgactcaaatgattcgcgatcccgctcagaACTCTGACATATTCAGATATAAtgcacactttcattcataaattcagtataaagtataaatcatttaggtaaaaacgaggcccgtttatcactttcaggaaaattgctgtgaaagtttttttgtttttttttttcaggttcccttacgagaATACCCattgttttaacaataacaccacaaatcattgttcttgtagcaatggtaactgcaaattaaccatgcttttgttacttcaaataataatttacaaagtattaatatactgtaatatttttgttgttgttgttgctataaaaacagacctaagccatcaatagcctttaaaatgacttaaaatgcattatatatataaaaaaataatgatgcaataatgattagttaataataacactgttaaaatatataatgtaggcaaatacaaaataaactatttatgtagcctacatgttattacaaatgccatgtaattgctgatgttacacttacaggacgatcaaatccttgtgttaggatactgaccaaacatttcattcaaatattcactaaatctttcatttttggccacctttttgctatagatgacacaggctttataatttcttcaaaaaaaaaacaacaaaaaaacatgcatatcacaacccttagaaaaataaaccatggttttatcatagtaaaactgcttaatttccttttgcatgatttctgaatgcttgagactataaaataaattagagtcataataaggTTATAGCCACatgtaaatgtcgagagctacaattgttagtaaaaataattagttttttatttgattaaagtccttttttcacccctatagtagtttttttttccccatcattatatttgaggaagggggaaaCAACAAtgcaatcctgcttagggcacacatttagccagcagcggccctgaaggtgttgttatacatgTCTCTGGGAATGTGCGCTCTACTACACACATAGATTCATTGAATCATTCCAAAGAAACGACTGAATATATAAGAAATGAAGCAAGTGACTTCTGAAAAGAtctaaattctgaagaaaaaaaaaaaacacacagcaggggtatttattttattcattacttGAATTATAAAGGTATTATATTCTTATATGCTTCATcacacagtgattttttttttcctattctatcttctcttctttttatttatatgggcctatatataaaaaatgaccctctaacactagcgttctccttttctattctatctacttgttttatttttatttattataaaaaacctTGCTAAGTGTATGGCGATAGACTAACCCAGACTTGTCACAGACCTACATCTTTTATCGATCTTTTGTTGGTTTTAATTGCGCGTGCACGGAGTCAGCTGCTGTCGAGTCGAGTAAATCGAAACTGAAAGCAACTGGAGACATTCCAGCAGTTTCAGGGCAACAAAATGCCCTTGATCCgattaaacagaaaacaaaacaaaacatacaagtTCTTTAGTTTAGATATAGGCCTAGGTTTCTGCCACCTTCAACAAATGAAGAACTTTTAAAGACCGTTATGAATGCAAAATATGACCATTTTCCCATCGCATTTCTTAAAATCTCAGTTCCAAAACTACTGATAAGCAAACAAAGATTATTTCAACCAAGAACAGCAAAATAAAGTCAAAAATTTGTGACGTCATTTTACAAACGAGCATTTCTAAATATTCCTAAAAAAGTAGCCCTCGTCCAAGGTTAAAGCCACCTGTCTAGACTGAATCCATGGAGCTCTAAAACAATTTTACAGTCATTGAGTGATATCGGTCCGAACCGATTCGATCGAGAGTGAACAATTAAACATTGCAAGGTGGATACAAGCATTATTTCTGCAATGCAATACTACAATAACGTATAAAATGTAGGCTATCCAAGTCATAGTGGGTCAAAAATACACaagtcatatttaatattaatttgaaataggCTATacgaaattataaattaataatcatgtaggtttatatatatatatatatatatatatatatatatatatatatatatatatatatatagctatatatacttttttagcaAGGTGAAACCGAAATTGTTAAAACAGATAGGCTGTAAAGCTCTTACCACTGAAGAGTAGTAAAAGCAAAAGAATTCTGAAAGTGTTCTTCGTATCTCTGTACAGTTGTAAGTATAAATATGATCCGGATTTCGTAGATTGCTCCATCGTGTCTCGGTTTCTGATTTCCCCGTCCGACCGTCCAGGCTACACCTCTGTAGGTAGGCTACGGGTGTTCAAAGATTTTCGGTTTCTTTTCTCGCTTATATCCGCATATCTGAATATTTTAGTCTCCTCGTGACATATCAACAACATTTCTGCCGTTTCACATCCGGCTGAACTCTCAGCGAAACATTATTTACAGGTACAGTAATCTACGTGACTGAAACATGACGTGCTAGAGCAGCCCACGCGATCAGAGGAAGTAGTGACTGACGGGCGATTAATTCACCACAGGGGGTCACCAAACAACCAATCAGTGCTGTTTAAGAACAAAATACCTTTATATTTAATTGATTGCAATGTACGTTCTaatgacaatttttatatttaggcTAAATAGCATTTTATGATGAAATTACCAAATAAAGGGGCACTTCGCTGGCAAAATTAACTTTCATTAAAACTCTTCATAAAAACAGCCTAATTAGCTGCCAAGTAGGAAAAATAGGTAGGAAAACGCCAACACCCTATCTTGttatctgtaaaaaaatattacattttttatttttgaacagcttcacgtttttttcttttcttcagcaaaaccacaaaaacatgtttttttttatactgaataATTATTTCTCTGAACCGGAAGTCTTCACAGATTGATGAACTTCTACAGGGATGCATCAAAAACCGGAAGCTAgcagtaaattaaattttaaattgtgttttattaatgtctacacctaccccttacaaaaatgcaaaaatagtaaTATCATTGTGTAGTATGAGAAATATtatgcaatattgatgtgcatgCCCAGTAGTTTTTGCTGCATGGCTTCTAGCCTTAACCGTCATACAAGGTCGTCATTTTCATTTGATGATGAATAGCATTGTGAAGATTTATGGCTGATGGCAGAAAGAGGCAGACGAGCTGaaagaaaaaagatagaaaaCAACATAAGAGAGTAAAAATAAACGACTATGTATCAAGATCCACCATAGCATTCTCGCAACTTTGCACAAGCAGTCAAACAGCAgtcagaaaagagaaacacattcACAGCAGTTTACTCTGTATTAATGCCAAAGTATTATCACTCAAAATCGTGTTAAGGTACATAATTGTTTTGACATGTCTGACAATGTTGATATCAGTGAAAGTGCATCATGAAAGTCTGTAAAAGCTTCTCCTCTTGAAGGTTCATCCATCAGCTGGCACTCAGCCTTGTTACTGTTATATGCATCACATACAGATAAAATATGAGGATTTTAGGAAACACTGATCCAGGCCTCTACACTTCTGTTTCTCtagaataaaagagaaaaaaaaaacgaatgtttcaactagaataataataataataataaaaatattttgccaAAGTAGCAAAATATGCAATACAAaaaattaaagagagagagatagatgcaAACAGTATGGATACACTCCAAAAACATAGCctgcaatatttattttgcacagaATCTGTACAGAAATGTGTGTGTCAATCCTAGTATGATAAACTCCTTGCGTGCGCATTGATAGTTCATGTTATCACTGCATGATGTAGCTTATGCAATGAAAGTTAAAATGACCACTAAAGTCAAGATATGAGTATAAATTCTGTATGacctttaatatctttttataGTTGCCTCATATTACGGGATTAAACGATATCACACATCAgcatgattgcaaatgtgatattgattttatgcaACAGTTTAACAAACAAGagttacattttagaaataatattgtttgtatttgCTCTATGTCACAATCCTGCCTACTGTGGAATCAAGGAGCGCGgagcaattggcatgctgactgcagtaatatccaccagagctgttgcctgtgaatTGAATGTTAAATTCTCTACCATAAGCAatctccaaaggcatttcagagaattttGCACAAGAGAACCAGACACACAACCACAGTCCACGTGTAACCGAACCAGTCCAGGACATCCACATcgagcatcttcacctccaagattgtccgagaccagccacccggacagctgctgcaacaatcggtttgcataataaaacaaactgtcagaaaccatctcagggaagctcatcttcATGCTCGACGTCTTCatggggtctcgacctgactgcagtttgtCATCGTAACCAACTGGAGTGGgcaatgctcacattcgatggcatctggcactttggagaggtcttctcttcacagatgaatcccggttttcactgtacatgGCAGACAGTATGGCATCGTGTTGGTGAGTGGTTAGCTGATGTCaatgttgtggatcgagtgggcCATTGTGGtagtggggttatggtatgggcaggcatatgttatggaAAATGAACACAGAGGGGTTTTATTGATGGCCTTTTGAATGCAGAACGATACTGTGGAGATATCCTGAGTCCCAtcgttgtgccattcatccacacaatcacctcatgttgcaggaAGATAATGCACGAcctcatgttgcaaggatctgtaaaCAATTCCtgaaagctgaaaacatcccagttcttgcatggccagcatactcacttATTAACCTCTACACCTACCACTTACTTTACGATAATacgaaaaataataatcattgttGTACAGCGTGACAAACATTATGTTTTATTGATGCCAGATGTACCCCTTCTAGACTGTTTTCCCCAAAAAGCAAATGTGATAATTAATTGCACAGATCAACAAAGTTACAAAGAGTTACTTTTTGGacatgatttttttctgtttcacaaTGTGTGTTCGAACAATCACTTCAtttaatattcaacattttatcTTCGAAACATTGATCTCATGGTATTCTTCATGCAGTTGTGATTGCTCTGTTTCGCTCTTCTGCTATTAGTTTTCATACAGGGCCGtaattcatttagaaatgaaagaTCAGCAAAAGCTTGTTAATTCTCATGATGTGAAAGGAGACGGACGTGTGAGCGGAAACTGTGACTGGGTCACAATCAGATAAATATAACCAGATAAATATGAGTGTTTTCACACATTTTAAGCATCACTGTTCTTTGGTGAACCGATGAAGAAAATGCTTCTCAAATTAGTTTTGCTCTGTTCGTGGCATCTGTCTGGTGAGTTTTAAAAGAGCATTTATGGCTTTTGTCTTTGTGCTGCTGCTGaatgtttttcacatttaaatgaatacaagTATTTTAGTGAAGCTTCATCAAATGATTTGAAAGCTAAAcctctgttcttcaggtgtgtttggtgacgAAGTGAAGTTTGTGCGGGAGAGAACttcagtcactctaaactctGGTCTTACTGAAATAATGGATGGTGATCTGATTCAGTGGAGgttttttaacactttaattgCTGAAATCAGTAAACAGGCTGAAGGAATCACTGAATTTTATGATGATCTTGATGTGAGATtcggatccagactgaagctagacaatcaaactggatctctgaccatcacaaacaccatcaGTGCACTCTCTGGACGTTATGAACTACAGACCAACAGTCTGAGAAAGAGTTTCAAAATCACTGTCCTTTGTGAGTTCACTTTAGTTTCAcctgtttttttcatgtttttttccattgttttatgaTGTTACTTATGTAAAACGATAATTTAGTAAACCATCCTAAAAACTCTTACTGATATTAACTCTGTTTCTTTGTCCTTCAGCTGGACTTGATTTAAGAGGAGCACATTTAGCATTGTCAGCGATGgaaggagattcagtcactctaaacaCCAATTTTATTAAAATGGCCGATGATGATCTGTTACAGTGGAAATTTTTtgataaaaacactttaatagctgaaatcaatAAACAGACTAACAGCTTTACTTtatatgatgatgttcttggtgggagattcagagacagactgaaggtgGACAATCAAACTttatctctgaccatcacaaacatcacaactcaacatgcTGGACGTTATGAACTACAGATATTCTATATAAGGATTAATTACTTTctcactgtctatggtgagttcACCGGTTTgtgcaaaaatttttttttaatacatacacCATCTTGCATCTTTAGTTTCCATTCTATAATTTGATGATATTAATGATTTAATTGTTTCTACTTCATCAGTGTTGGTTTCTCTCAATGTTTTCTGTTCATCTGCTTGAACATCTTCATTCAtcctcatttatttttattctctcatgttttcagctcgtctgcctgttcctgtcatcagcagtaactcttcacaatgttcttcatcatcacagcagaattgttcattgttgtgttcagtggtgaatgtgggtcatgtgactctctcctggtacaaaggaaacagtttattgtccagcatcagtgtgtctgatctcagcatcagtctctctctacctctggaggtggaatatcaggagaaaaacagctacagctgtgtgatcaacaatcccatcacaaaccagaccacacatctggacatcactcaactctgtcacacatgttcaggtacagcagagctGATATTAGTTGATGTCGGTGctgatattaacatttattgactgagctgatctcagtttgatgtttttattcctcagactctgaacactgttgtggttctactgaagctgtgatccgattggtcctctctgttctggtgggcgtggctactgtcatTATTCtagtttatgacatcagatccagaagagcTGAACAAGATCAAGCACAAATTCACACATCAGGTACATGATTCATGTTAGAATTTCTCACAAAAaactatttagtttattatttattaatcttcatttatttttaatggtctTGTATTTTCACATacttttatattatgtttattttaggtgGCTGATTTCCACTCTAGAAGATGATTTGAGAACAAACAGCATTGTATTCTCTCATTGACGCTTAGAAGAAAATACTGATGATTACCGAATATTGCATTGCTAATGCTAGCTTAGTTAGAATTAGAtgctttacctttttttttttttttttttttttttttacaattttatcttTCATATTTAATTGGAGACTTTCAAAATCATCATTATTGCATATTGTAAAAAAGCTAGTCTGAACTGAATCTGAATTGAGTCTGATTATCCTGCGGTGGACTGCATGTGGTCTCTAATTTGGTTTGGAACAAGTATCATAATATCATCAGAGATATTCTCCCCTTCCTCGAAACCTGTGAGAGCTGATGCGACTTCATGTTGATTTTGCTTGCTGATTTTGATCGCTCTTTCTTGTATTGATATGTACCTGTATATGGTGTGTTTCCAGTCTGGCTCCTCTGCCTGAGCTATTTGTGAGGTTTTAATATGGTGCATCACCTCAACATTTGGCTGTGTCCAATTTGGTGTTGTCTCCACATGTAGAATTACATTCGAACTTTTGAACTTTAGATATTATCAGGCCACAGTCTGACCTGATGATAAAACCATGACAACTAAAAGACTTCCTCTAAGCTGTCTCACATACTCTAATAACAGTTGTAAGGACTAAAGCAGTGTTTGAACTAAGTAGACAGTACTTCGTAATCCGTAGCTGCTGGATATTAATCACATGACCATatcaaaaaacacttttctaCACACAGTTCTAGCAGGTGATCTGTTTCTGCTCCATAAAGCCATCAGAGAAACAATTGGGACATTTGATAAGAAATCAAGAACAAACGAGCTGAAGAAATTTACAAGAGAGAGCAGAGCCAAACACTCTCAGGATCTCAAGAGAAGATCAAACACTTCTTTAAGACACATTTCAAATATTATGGGTCAGTTTGTTTCTCTTAAAAACAAAACCATCGATGTACAGGAAGTGGACGCCTTCTTGAGCTAAAAGTGACATGTTCAGAGTGTGAAAAAACTGCTATATGGTCACTTTCATTAGCACTTAAAGATGAGCAGTTATTTTAGATGTAGGTGGAGTTTCACTTCATTTTACTGCAGAGCAGCTTCACATCAgctcatctgtcattttattactgAAACTGTTTTGAAGAGTTCATTTCAATATGATTTGTGGACTAACACCGTTGAAGATGTTTTGGACCATTTTGTTCAGTTTGTGTTTCTGCCGTCTGGACGGTGAGTCTGAAATGTGTTTTATGGCTACATTTGCTTCTGTTCTGTTACCATGTATTGGGGAAAAATCCAAACCCAGTATAGGTGACAAAGTTATTTATATACTCTGACATGCAATCTTGGAAAAAAATGCCATACAATGTAAAACATCCACTGCAGACACAGAAAAGAATCACAGCAGATGCATTACAAGTATATccatataataaaaaacagtaaaaatttcTAGAGTTGGAGACATCAGCATATCACTGAATATGGTTTCCACCAACAGAACCAATGCTTCAAGTTCTTACTTTTTGTCCACTCTTTTCTGGTGTTTTAAACCCGAAATCCCCCAAATCCCCTAGTCATTAAAGTCTCAATACATTCTATACAATTTACTACATATTTGCATgtatacaaaacaaaacataaataaaaacattgactaAATAATCTGTATGAACATCTAATCAAATCCGTTCTTCCTCCATGTACATTCTGTTCCATAATGACACTCCACATACAGAAATGCAAAAACTTCTTAATGTTTTAAAACGGCTATTCAGTAGCTTTGCTATGATAGTTAATGAAGCCGCTGCACCATTTAtatcacttgaaataaaatgcaaaagcgtctgttttataaatattttagattttgaaaagCCTGTTGACTTCAGCCTTTTATCTAAGGtgattttggaagtttttttCAATTCCTATTTATCTGGTTCCACAGTGTTTGctgatttttatgttatttaatctttgtgtgatttatttgttttattttacatcaagGTGTAGGTCATGCTGTGTATGGAATGATATTCCGGatattattcaaaaggaattgcacattgtatttgcaattgcgttttcaatttgtggacgcataaaatgGGACATAAACCAAACGCAAAGACAAATCGCAcattaccgtttgcattttcgtgtaagcgaacgcacagtgtctgccaaatttaaaaaggaaatgcaaagtccatttgcaattgtgtttcccatatcttacgagctgtgagcctgtcatatttaaatagcaatattaattaccacatttgccttttcactctctctgcactgtgcatgtaaactgccaaaactcaaacggaatcgcaattccttttgcatttgaatttccaatGTCTACACGGAAACttgtcaatcaagtgacaggggtggggccattttactgggcgtgtttgcattgggaagtgaaGTCACTCACAGTCGaaggtaataaataataataaattaattagtgTGGACTTTGTCATCTAAATACTAAATAACCAATAATGTTAAGGATGTGTCTTAAAAATTACTTCATCTTTTCTATCCTGTGAAGCTTTTACTTAAAGATGTTTCCTGATATTGACACTTTATGTTCTTTTTGTGGTGCTGAACACAAAtccatttctcatctcttctgGGAACGCACATATACACGTCTGTTCTGGAAGAATTTTTGTATCTTCGATCATAGTAAAATGTACTATGTTTTTACTAGGGTAAATATGAGTTAATGATAGTGTTTATAATTAAATGACAGTAGccacaaatgtacagttgtctgagacgttatgaaatgttctttaacatcatgaaccataaaatgtagtcagtgtctgctatggtttattttcataataggtaaacataggtcacaagttaacacggtcACATCCTTGAGTCAGCAGTTGCACGATATGCTGCCGAG
This DNA window, taken from Carassius auratus strain Wakin chromosome 22, ASM336829v1, whole genome shotgun sequence, encodes the following:
- the LOC113040744 gene encoding uncharacterized protein LOC113040744, giving the protein MDGDLIQWRFFNTLIAEISKQAEGITEFYDDLDVRFGSRLKLDNQTGSLTITNTISALSGRYELQTNSLRKSFKITVLSGLDLRGAHLALSAMEGDSVTLNTNFIKMADDDLLQWKFFDKNTLIAEINKQTNSFTLYDDVLGGRFRDRLKVDNQTLSLTITNITTQHAGRYELQIFYIRINYFLTVYGGFYKEDELTHVTEGDSFTLNSDLTELKDDDVIQWRCGYAEHTKQTEAEHTNCISDHHKHHI